A genomic region of Micromonospora sp. NBRC 110009 contains the following coding sequences:
- the lexA gene encoding transcriptional repressor LexA: MTEDRASRQKNPQPIDGAGPPATRRPRTARTRAAQPAVRPVTPVVSSFPDPTTVDLTARQRRILEFIRTWVERHGYPPSVREIGEAVGLVSPSSVAYQLKELEKKGFLRRDPNRPRAVDVRAPSDVLDDEAARAQRPAPAYVPMLGRIAAGGPILAEQAVEDIFPLPRELVGEGEVFMLQVKGDSMLDAAICDGDWVVVRQQPTAEAGDIVAAMLDGEATVKTYRRRDGHVWLMPQNPAFDPIPGDDATIMGRVVAVLRRI; encoded by the coding sequence GTGACCGAGGACCGGGCCAGCCGGCAGAAGAACCCGCAGCCGATCGACGGGGCGGGTCCGCCGGCGACCCGTCGGCCCCGCACCGCGCGCACCCGGGCGGCCCAGCCGGCCGTGCGCCCGGTCACACCGGTGGTCAGCAGCTTCCCCGACCCGACCACGGTCGACCTGACCGCCCGGCAGCGCCGGATCCTGGAGTTCATCCGGACCTGGGTGGAGCGGCACGGCTACCCGCCGAGCGTGCGCGAGATCGGCGAGGCGGTCGGCCTGGTCTCCCCGTCCAGCGTCGCCTACCAGCTCAAGGAGTTGGAGAAGAAGGGCTTCCTGCGCCGCGACCCGAACCGGCCGCGCGCGGTGGACGTCCGCGCCCCCAGCGACGTGCTCGACGACGAGGCGGCCCGGGCCCAGCGCCCCGCCCCGGCCTACGTGCCGATGCTCGGCCGGATCGCCGCCGGTGGCCCGATCCTCGCCGAACAGGCGGTGGAGGACATCTTCCCCCTGCCCCGCGAGCTGGTGGGTGAGGGCGAGGTCTTCATGCTCCAGGTCAAGGGCGACTCGATGCTCGACGCGGCGATCTGCGACGGCGACTGGGTGGTGGTCCGGCAGCAGCCGACCGCCGAGGCCGGCGACATCGTGGCCGCCATGCTCGACGGCGAGGCGACGGTGAAGACCTACCGCCGCCGCGACGGGCACGTCTGGCTGATGCCGCAGAACCCGGCCTTCGACCCGATCCCCGGCGACGACGCCACCATCATGGGTCGCGTGGTCGCCGTGCTGCGCCGGATCTGA
- a CDS encoding DUF349 domain-containing protein, producing MSDWTAFGRVDEDGTVYVKTAEGERVVGSWQAGAPEEGLAHFARRFADLVTEVDLTEARLNSGAADAGHSLTTIRRIRGSLAEAHVVGDIDALAARLDKLAGVAEEKAGEAKAARDAARGEALARKTSLVEEAEKLAAESTGWKTAGDRLKEILDEWKTIRGVDKKTDGELWKRFAAARDAFTRRRGAHFASLDQQRKQAQSIKEELVTEAEKLKESTDWGVTANQLKDLMAQWKAAPRASKEAEQKLWERFRAAQDAFFSRRSEVFSARDNEQRANLERKQALLAEAEALDVDGDPKGAQAKLRDIQAQWHEAGRVPREAAAGLERRLRVVDDKVREVMDSAWRRTTKEDSPLLAQMRAQVAEAEERLARAQAAGDARRVREAEQALASKRQFLQLAEQTS from the coding sequence ATGAGCGACTGGACTGCCTTCGGACGGGTGGACGAGGACGGCACCGTCTACGTCAAGACCGCCGAGGGCGAGCGGGTGGTCGGATCCTGGCAGGCGGGGGCCCCGGAGGAGGGGCTGGCCCACTTCGCCCGGCGCTTCGCCGACCTGGTGACGGAGGTGGACCTGACCGAGGCCCGGCTCAACTCGGGCGCGGCGGACGCCGGCCACTCGCTGACCACGATCCGGAGGATCCGCGGCTCACTGGCCGAGGCGCACGTGGTCGGCGACATCGACGCGCTGGCCGCGCGCCTGGACAAGCTGGCCGGCGTGGCCGAGGAGAAGGCCGGCGAGGCCAAGGCGGCCCGCGACGCCGCCCGCGGCGAGGCGCTGGCCCGCAAGACCTCCCTGGTGGAGGAGGCGGAGAAGCTGGCCGCCGAGTCGACCGGCTGGAAGACCGCCGGGGACCGGCTCAAGGAGATCCTCGACGAGTGGAAGACGATCCGCGGGGTCGACAAGAAGACCGACGGTGAGCTGTGGAAGCGGTTCGCCGCCGCGCGCGACGCGTTCACCCGCCGCCGGGGCGCCCACTTCGCCTCCCTGGACCAGCAGCGCAAGCAGGCGCAGTCGATCAAGGAAGAGCTGGTCACCGAGGCCGAGAAGCTGAAGGAGTCCACCGACTGGGGCGTCACCGCCAACCAGCTCAAGGACCTGATGGCCCAGTGGAAGGCTGCCCCGCGGGCGTCCAAGGAGGCCGAGCAGAAGCTCTGGGAACGGTTCCGGGCGGCGCAGGACGCGTTCTTCAGCCGGCGCAGTGAGGTCTTCTCCGCGCGGGACAACGAGCAGCGCGCCAACCTGGAGCGCAAGCAGGCCCTGCTCGCCGAGGCCGAGGCGCTCGACGTGGACGGCGACCCGAAGGGCGCCCAGGCGAAGCTGCGGGACATCCAGGCGCAGTGGCACGAGGCCGGCCGGGTGCCCCGCGAGGCGGCCGCCGGGCTGGAGCGCCGGCTGCGCGTCGTGGACGACAAGGTCCGCGAGGTCATGGACTCGGCGTGGCGGCGGACCACCAAGGAGGACAGCCCCCTGCTCGCCCAGATGCGGGCGCAGGTCGCCGAGGCCGAGGAGCGGCTGGCCCGGGCCCAGGCCGCCGGTGACGCCCGGCGGGTCAGGGAGGCCGAGCAGGCCCTCGCCTCGAAGCGTCAGTTCCTCCAGCTGGCCGAGCAGACCAGCTGA
- a CDS encoding class III extradiol dioxygenase subunit B-like domain-containing protein yields the protein MPLVAAAVCPHPPLLVPEVAGAAAGELDDLRAAGDAALTRLFAAAPEVVLLVGGGPRSEVFRPADHGSLRGYGLDRPVPLWRQNCAGGERLPLSLTIGAWLVGRSGTDLPRLARAVAADASPVECAELGSTIVAEAERRTALLVLGDGSACRGVKAPGYDDPRAPAYDEGVAAALAGADAAALLGLDPVLSAELKVAGRAPWQVLAGAVRAAGGDWRGDLSYHQAPYGVAYFVANWERV from the coding sequence GTGCCTCTGGTCGCCGCCGCCGTCTGCCCCCACCCGCCCCTGCTCGTACCCGAAGTGGCCGGCGCCGCGGCCGGCGAGCTGGACGACCTCCGGGCCGCCGGCGACGCCGCGCTGACCCGGCTGTTCGCCGCGGCCCCTGAGGTGGTCCTGCTGGTCGGGGGTGGGCCGCGGAGCGAGGTGTTCCGGCCCGCCGACCACGGGTCGCTGCGGGGCTACGGCCTCGACCGCCCGGTCCCGCTGTGGCGGCAGAACTGCGCCGGGGGCGAGCGGCTGCCGCTGAGCCTGACCATCGGGGCCTGGCTGGTCGGCCGCTCCGGCACCGACCTGCCCCGGCTGGCCCGCGCGGTGGCCGCCGACGCCTCGCCGGTCGAGTGCGCCGAGCTGGGGTCGACGATCGTGGCCGAGGCGGAGCGGCGTACCGCGCTGCTGGTGCTGGGGGACGGGTCGGCCTGCCGTGGGGTCAAGGCGCCCGGCTACGACGACCCGCGTGCGCCCGCGTACGACGAGGGGGTTGCCGCGGCCCTGGCCGGCGCGGACGCGGCGGCCCTGCTCGGCCTGGACCCGGTGCTCTCGGCGGAGCTGAAGGTGGCCGGGCGGGCGCCGTGGCAGGTGCTGGCCGGCGCGGTCCGCGCGGCGGGCGGCGACTGGCGCGGCGACCTCAGCTACCACCAGGCCCCCTACGGCGTTGCCTATTTCGTGGCGAACTGGGAGCGGGTGTGA
- the hflX gene encoding GTPase HflX, whose product MREQETFLPYEDDELEATTGEFELSERQALRRVPGLSTELTDITEVEYRQLRLERVVLVGVWTEGTQEDAENSLTELAALAETAGSQVLEGLIQRRNRPDPATYVGRGKVDDLGAVVLSTGADTVICDGELSPSQLRNLEQRTKVKVVDRTALILDIFAQHAKSREGKAQVELAQLEYLLPRLRGWGETLSRQTGGSGRGGGAGGGVGLRGPGETKLETDRRRIRHRIARLRREIKSMTTVRQTKRARRTRNAVPAVAIAGYTNAGKSSLLNRLTGAGVLVENALFATLDPTTRKATTSDGRLYTLSDTVGFVRHLPHQIVEAFRSTLEEVADADLVVHVVDGTHPDPEEQVRAVREVLAEVGADRLPELLVVNKIDAADEETLLRLKRLWPEAIFVSAHAGRGIDGLREAIEQRLPRPAVEVRAVLPYDRGDLVARVHRQGEVLSTAHLPEGTLLHVRVGEALAAELVPYRAGDRLTVDERVGVGG is encoded by the coding sequence TTGCGAGAGCAGGAGACCTTCCTTCCCTACGAGGACGACGAGCTCGAGGCCACCACCGGCGAGTTCGAGCTGTCGGAGCGGCAGGCGTTGCGGCGGGTCCCCGGCCTCTCGACCGAGCTCACCGACATCACCGAGGTCGAGTACCGCCAGCTCCGGCTGGAGCGGGTCGTCCTGGTGGGCGTCTGGACCGAGGGGACCCAGGAGGACGCGGAGAACAGCCTCACCGAGCTGGCGGCGCTGGCCGAGACGGCCGGCTCGCAGGTGCTGGAGGGGCTGATCCAGCGGCGCAACCGGCCCGACCCGGCCACCTACGTCGGTCGGGGCAAGGTCGACGACCTCGGCGCGGTGGTGCTCTCCACCGGGGCCGACACGGTGATCTGCGACGGTGAACTCTCCCCGTCCCAGCTGCGCAACCTGGAGCAGCGCACCAAGGTGAAGGTGGTCGACCGGACCGCGCTGATCCTCGATATCTTCGCCCAGCACGCCAAGAGCCGCGAAGGTAAGGCACAGGTCGAGCTGGCCCAGCTCGAATACCTGCTGCCGCGGCTGCGCGGTTGGGGTGAGACCCTCTCCCGGCAGACCGGTGGTAGCGGTCGCGGCGGTGGCGCCGGCGGCGGCGTGGGTCTGCGTGGTCCCGGTGAGACCAAGCTCGAGACCGACCGGCGCCGGATCCGGCACCGGATCGCGCGGCTGCGCCGCGAGATCAAGAGCATGACGACGGTACGCCAGACCAAGCGCGCCCGCCGGACCCGCAACGCGGTGCCCGCGGTGGCCATCGCCGGCTACACCAACGCCGGCAAGTCCAGCCTGCTCAACCGGCTGACCGGGGCGGGCGTGCTGGTGGAGAACGCGCTGTTCGCCACCCTGGACCCGACCACCCGCAAGGCCACCACCTCCGACGGGCGGCTCTACACCCTCTCCGACACGGTCGGGTTCGTCCGGCACCTGCCGCACCAGATCGTCGAGGCGTTCCGCTCGACGCTGGAGGAGGTCGCCGACGCCGACCTGGTGGTGCATGTGGTTGACGGCACCCACCCGGACCCGGAGGAGCAGGTCCGGGCGGTCCGCGAGGTGCTCGCCGAGGTGGGCGCCGACCGGCTGCCGGAGCTGCTGGTGGTGAACAAGATCGACGCGGCCGACGAGGAGACGCTGCTGCGGTTGAAGCGGCTCTGGCCCGAGGCGATCTTCGTCTCCGCCCACGCCGGGCGCGGGATCGACGGGCTGCGCGAGGCGATCGAGCAGCGCCTGCCGCGCCCGGCCGTCGAGGTCCGGGCCGTGCTCCCGTACGACCGGGGCGACCTGGTGGCGCGGGTGCACCGGCAGGGCGAGGTGCTGAGCACCGCCCACCTGCCGGAGGGCACGCTGCTGCACGTGCGGGTCGGTGAGGCGCTCGCCGCCGAGCTGGTGCCGTACCGGGCGGGGGACCGGCTCACCGTGGACGAGCGGGTCGGCGTCGGGGGCTGA
- a CDS encoding DUF2277 family protein produces MCRSIKTLREPYVPVVTEEDVRAAALQYVRKISGFRTPAAHNAAAFNAAVDAVAAATATLLDQLLVRGQQPAVRA; encoded by the coding sequence GTGTGCCGGAGCATCAAGACCCTGCGTGAGCCGTACGTGCCGGTGGTCACCGAGGAGGACGTCCGGGCGGCCGCGCTGCAGTATGTCCGGAAGATCTCCGGGTTCCGTACCCCGGCCGCGCACAACGCCGCCGCATTCAACGCCGCGGTGGACGCGGTGGCCGCCGCCACCGCGACGCTGCTGGACCAGCTCCTGGTCCGCGGTCAGCAGCCGGCGGTCCGGGCCTGA
- the selD gene encoding selenide, water dikinase SelD: MTERLRLTDYARGGGCACKIPPGELEAMVAGLGPATGAADLLVGLENGDDAAVVRLDERTGLVSTADFFTPVVDDAYDWGRIAAANALSDVYAMGGTPLVALNLLCWPRGVLPLELAREVLRGGQDVAREAGCHLAGGHSVDDDGPKYGLAVTGVVRPEELITLDAGRAGLPLSLTKPLGVGVLNTRHKQTGERFPEAVAAMTRLNRDAARAAVAAGIRCGTDVTGFGLLGHASKLARASRLTVAVDAAAVPYLPGAREALRDGYVSGGTRRNLDWVTPRTDFGRADEGERLLLADAQTSGGLLVAGEVPGGTVIGELLPASEHLVQVR, encoded by the coding sequence ATGACCGAGCGGCTCCGGCTGACCGATTACGCCCGTGGCGGTGGCTGCGCGTGCAAGATACCGCCGGGTGAGCTGGAGGCGATGGTCGCCGGCCTCGGCCCGGCCACCGGCGCGGCCGACCTGCTGGTCGGGCTGGAGAACGGCGACGACGCCGCAGTCGTCCGGCTGGACGAGCGGACCGGGCTGGTCAGCACCGCCGACTTCTTCACCCCGGTGGTGGACGACGCATACGACTGGGGCCGGATCGCCGCGGCCAACGCGCTCTCCGATGTGTACGCCATGGGCGGCACCCCGCTCGTCGCGCTCAACCTGCTCTGCTGGCCCCGGGGCGTGCTGCCGCTGGAGCTGGCCCGGGAGGTGCTGCGCGGCGGCCAGGACGTGGCCCGGGAGGCCGGTTGCCACCTGGCCGGCGGGCACAGCGTGGACGACGACGGTCCGAAGTACGGTCTCGCCGTCACCGGCGTGGTCCGTCCGGAGGAACTGATCACCCTCGACGCCGGCCGGGCCGGCCTGCCGCTCTCGCTGACCAAGCCGCTCGGCGTGGGCGTGCTGAACACCCGACACAAGCAGACCGGGGAGCGATTCCCGGAGGCCGTCGCCGCGATGACCCGGCTCAACCGGGACGCGGCCCGCGCCGCGGTCGCCGCCGGCATCCGCTGCGGCACCGACGTGACCGGCTTCGGGCTGCTCGGGCACGCCTCGAAGCTGGCCCGGGCCAGCCGGCTCACCGTGGCCGTCGACGCGGCGGCCGTGCCGTACCTGCCAGGGGCCCGCGAGGCGCTGCGCGACGGGTACGTCAGCGGCGGCACCCGACGCAACCTGGACTGGGTGACCCCGCGGACCGATTTCGGCCGGGCCGACGAGGGGGAGCGGCTGCTGCTGGCCGACGCGCAGACCTCCGGCGGACTGCTGGTCGCCGGCGAGGTGCCGGGCGGCACCGTGATCGGCGAGCTGCTGCCGGCGAGCGAGCACCTGGTGCAGGTCCGGTGA
- the miaA gene encoding tRNA (adenosine(37)-N6)-dimethylallyltransferase MiaA — protein sequence MAGAGRRGPRGGRRLARRPQLPPGPLRRCLFRGELGAGVTRTVVAVVGPTAAGKSALSIALAHALDGEVVNADSMQLYRGMDIGTAKLTPAEREGVPHHLLDIWAVTEPASVAEYQKLARAAVDDILARGRVPLLVGGSGLYVRAVLEQFEFPGTDPAVRERLEAELAAGGPAPLYARLREADPVAAAGILPTNGRRIVRALEVIELTGAPFTASLPEPTPYYPSVQLGVDLDTALLDERVALRVDRMWADGLVAETRTLVGHGLPEGRTASRALGYQQVLRFLAGELTEVEAHDETVRATRRFVRRQRSWFRRDPRIHWLDSASPSFLDTALRLVAEHRE from the coding sequence GTGGCAGGTGCTGGCCGGCGCGGTCCGCGCGGCGGGCGGCGACTGGCGCGGCGACCTCAGCTACCACCAGGCCCCCTACGGCGTTGCCTATTTCGTGGCGAACTGGGAGCGGGTGTGACCCGGACCGTGGTGGCCGTGGTCGGGCCGACCGCGGCGGGGAAGTCGGCGCTGAGCATCGCCCTGGCGCACGCCCTCGACGGCGAGGTGGTCAACGCCGACTCGATGCAGCTCTACCGGGGCATGGACATCGGCACCGCGAAGCTGACCCCGGCCGAGCGGGAGGGTGTCCCGCACCACCTGCTCGACATCTGGGCGGTGACCGAGCCGGCCAGCGTCGCCGAGTACCAGAAGCTGGCCCGCGCGGCGGTCGACGACATCCTGGCCCGGGGCCGGGTGCCGCTGCTGGTCGGCGGTTCCGGTCTCTACGTGCGGGCGGTGCTGGAGCAGTTCGAGTTTCCCGGCACCGACCCGGCGGTGCGGGAGCGACTGGAGGCGGAACTGGCCGCGGGCGGCCCGGCCCCGCTGTACGCCCGGCTCCGCGAGGCCGACCCGGTGGCCGCGGCCGGCATCCTGCCGACGAACGGGCGGCGGATCGTCCGGGCCCTGGAGGTGATCGAGCTGACCGGCGCCCCGTTCACCGCGTCGCTGCCGGAGCCCACGCCCTACTACCCGTCGGTGCAGCTCGGGGTGGACCTGGACACCGCGCTGCTGGACGAGCGGGTCGCACTGCGGGTGGACCGGATGTGGGCGGACGGCCTGGTCGCGGAGACGCGGACGCTGGTCGGCCACGGCCTGCCGGAGGGGCGTACGGCCAGCCGCGCGCTCGGCTACCAGCAGGTGCTGCGCTTCCTGGCCGGGGAGCTGACCGAGGTCGAGGCGCACGACGAGACGGTCCGGGCCACCCGGCGGTTCGTCCGCCGGCAGCGCTCTTGGTTCCGGCGCGACCCGCGGATCCACTGGCTGGACTCGGCCTCGCCTTCGTTTCTGGACACGGCCCTGCGGTTGGTCGCCGAGCATCGGGAATGA
- the dapF gene encoding diaminopimelate epimerase, which yields MEFTKGHGTGNDFVILPDPDGALDLTPGLVAALCDRRRGIGADGVLRVVRAAKHPEGAALAGEAEWFMDYWNSDGSFAEMCGNGARVFVRYLLETGLASPSGAALPVATRAGVVRARVEGEAVAVEMRRPRLYDTGTATIGGLTLTGAAVDVGNPHLVCALPAGLELAGLDLTRAPDVDPAVFPAGVNVEFTAPGEPVAGTDGHVLMRVYERGSAETLSCGTGACAVAAVALRDAGRETGAMAVDVPGGRLTVTLTDDSCWLSGPAVLVATGEVTPSALTPHGPRVS from the coding sequence GTGGAGTTCACCAAGGGCCACGGCACCGGCAACGACTTCGTCATCCTGCCCGACCCGGACGGCGCGCTGGACCTGACGCCGGGGCTGGTCGCCGCGCTCTGCGACCGGCGGCGCGGGATCGGCGCGGACGGCGTGCTGCGGGTGGTACGCGCCGCCAAGCATCCGGAGGGCGCCGCCCTGGCCGGCGAGGCCGAGTGGTTCATGGACTACTGGAACTCCGACGGCTCGTTCGCCGAGATGTGCGGCAACGGCGCCCGGGTCTTCGTCCGCTACCTGCTGGAGACCGGGCTGGCCAGCCCGTCCGGCGCGGCGCTGCCGGTGGCCACCCGGGCCGGCGTCGTGCGCGCGCGGGTCGAGGGGGAGGCGGTCGCGGTCGAGATGCGCCGCCCCCGGCTCTACGACACGGGCACCGCCACCATCGGCGGGCTGACGCTGACCGGCGCGGCGGTGGACGTCGGCAACCCGCACCTGGTCTGCGCCCTGCCCGCCGGCCTGGAGCTGGCCGGCCTGGACCTCACCCGGGCGCCCGACGTCGACCCGGCCGTCTTCCCGGCCGGGGTGAACGTCGAGTTCACCGCCCCGGGCGAGCCGGTCGCGGGCACCGATGGGCACGTGCTGATGCGGGTCTACGAGCGGGGCTCCGCCGAGACGCTCTCCTGCGGCACCGGCGCCTGCGCGGTGGCTGCGGTCGCCCTGCGCGACGCCGGCCGGGAAACCGGCGCCATGGCCGTCGACGTCCCCGGCGGCCGCCTCACGGTGACGCTCACCGACGACTCCTGCTGGCTCTCCGGCCCCGCCGTGCTGGTCGCCACCGGCGAGGTGACCCCCTCCGCCCTCACCCCTCACGGCCCCCGAGTGAGTTGA
- a CDS encoding malic enzyme-like NAD(P)-binding protein gives MAITRLPSAGFSITIRIAVPADASSIGRLTTAAGEAGAIVTALDVVDSDPAHVVVDLTCDTADAAHADQVVKTLTALEGVDVRKVSDRTFLLHLGGKIEVSSKVALRTRDELSRAYTPGVARVCQAIAENPADARRLTIKRNTVAVVSDGSAVLGLGNLGPAASLPVMEGKAALFKRFGGVDAWPVVLDTQDTDEIVSIVKAIAPAYGGINLEDIAAPRCFEIEARLREALDIPVFHDDQHGTAICVLAALTNALRVVGKQLQDVRVVVSGAGAAGTAIMKLLLRQGVGDIIAYDRQGALHRGLPDLNPAWQWLAEHTNKENYSGDLPGAVRGADVFIGVSAPNLLTGEDIATMAKDAIVFALANPDPEVDPREARKHAAVVATGRSDQPNQINNVLAFPGVFRGMLDAHAEEFTEEMAIAAARAIADVVGEDKINPTVIVPSVFDSRVAPAVAAAVRAAAQNPATTPPPAADPGPADLPEIAANASATP, from the coding sequence GTGGCCATCACCCGACTGCCGAGCGCCGGATTCTCGATCACGATCCGGATCGCGGTACCCGCGGACGCCTCGTCCATCGGGCGGCTGACCACCGCGGCGGGCGAGGCCGGCGCCATCGTCACCGCCCTCGACGTGGTCGACTCCGACCCGGCCCACGTCGTCGTCGACCTCACCTGCGACACCGCCGACGCCGCCCACGCCGACCAGGTGGTGAAGACGCTGACCGCGCTCGAGGGCGTGGACGTCCGCAAGGTCTCCGACCGGACGTTCCTGCTGCACCTCGGCGGCAAGATCGAGGTCAGCTCGAAGGTCGCGCTGCGCACCCGCGACGAGCTGTCCCGCGCGTACACGCCGGGCGTGGCCCGGGTCTGCCAGGCGATCGCCGAGAACCCGGCCGACGCCCGCCGGCTCACCATCAAGCGCAACACCGTGGCCGTGGTCAGCGACGGCTCCGCCGTGCTCGGCCTGGGCAACCTCGGCCCGGCCGCCTCGCTGCCGGTGATGGAGGGCAAGGCGGCGCTCTTCAAGCGCTTCGGCGGGGTGGACGCCTGGCCGGTCGTGCTCGACACCCAGGACACCGACGAGATCGTGTCGATCGTGAAGGCGATCGCGCCCGCGTACGGCGGGATCAACCTGGAGGACATCGCCGCGCCGCGCTGCTTCGAGATCGAGGCCCGGCTGCGCGAGGCGCTGGACATCCCGGTCTTCCACGACGACCAGCACGGCACCGCGATCTGCGTGCTGGCCGCGCTGACCAACGCGCTGCGCGTCGTCGGCAAGCAGCTCCAGGACGTCCGGGTGGTGGTCTCCGGCGCCGGCGCCGCCGGCACCGCGATCATGAAGCTGCTGCTCCGTCAGGGCGTGGGCGACATCATCGCGTACGACCGGCAGGGCGCCCTGCACCGCGGGCTGCCCGACCTCAACCCGGCCTGGCAGTGGCTGGCCGAGCACACCAACAAGGAGAACTACTCCGGCGACCTGCCCGGGGCGGTCCGGGGCGCGGACGTCTTCATCGGGGTGAGCGCACCGAACCTGCTCACCGGCGAGGACATCGCCACCATGGCCAAGGACGCGATCGTCTTCGCGCTGGCCAACCCCGACCCGGAGGTCGACCCGCGGGAGGCGCGCAAGCACGCCGCGGTGGTCGCCACCGGCCGGTCCGACCAGCCGAACCAGATCAACAACGTGCTCGCCTTCCCCGGCGTCTTCCGCGGCATGCTCGACGCGCACGCCGAGGAGTTCACCGAGGAGATGGCGATCGCGGCCGCCCGGGCCATCGCGGACGTGGTCGGCGAGGACAAGATCAACCCGACGGTCATCGTGCCGAGCGTCTTCGACTCCCGCGTCGCCCCCGCGGTCGCGGCGGCGGTCCGCGCCGCCGCCCAGAACCCGGCCACCACGCCGCCGCCGGCCGCCGACCCGGGCCCCGCCGACCTCCCCGAGATCGCCGCCAACGCCAGCGCCACCCCTTGA
- the miaB gene encoding tRNA (N6-isopentenyl adenosine(37)-C2)-methylthiotransferase MiaB: MTTAAAGSPRTYQVRTYGCQMNVHDSERISGLLEQAGYVRAAEADDNPDVVVFNTCAVRENADNRLYGNLGHLRPVKDKHPGMQIAVGGCLAQKDRGEIVRKAPWVDVVFGTHNIGSLPVLLERARHNAAAEVEILESLDVFPSTLPTRRESTYAGWVSISVGCNNTCTFCIVPSLRGKEKDRRPGDILSEVRALVDEGVLEVTLLGQNVNSYGVEFGDRYAFGKLLRACGDIDGLERVRFTSPHPKDFTDDVIAAMAETPNVCHSLHMPLQSGSDDVLRAMRRSYRSEKYLGIIEKVRAAMPDAALTTDIIVGFPGETDADFEKTLDVVREARFSSAFTFQYSKRPGTPAAIMDGQLPKQVVQERYERLIATVEEITWAENRKLVGETVEVLVAVGEGRKDERTGRMSGRARDGRLVHFDAGSLAGQIRPGDIVHTTVTYAAPHHLNADGAPLSHRRTRAGDAAEAGRAPRTPGVLLGLPTIGAPAVAPAPAGGCAAH; this comes from the coding sequence ATGACTACCGCAGCCGCGGGCAGCCCGCGCACCTACCAGGTGCGCACGTACGGCTGCCAGATGAACGTGCACGACTCCGAGCGCATCTCCGGCCTGCTCGAACAGGCCGGCTACGTGCGCGCCGCCGAGGCCGACGATAACCCCGACGTGGTGGTGTTCAACACCTGCGCCGTCCGGGAGAACGCCGACAACCGGCTCTACGGCAACCTGGGTCATCTGCGCCCCGTGAAGGACAAGCACCCCGGAATGCAGATCGCCGTCGGCGGCTGCCTGGCCCAGAAGGACCGCGGCGAGATCGTCCGCAAGGCTCCCTGGGTGGACGTGGTCTTCGGCACGCACAACATCGGCTCGCTGCCGGTGCTGCTGGAGCGGGCCCGGCACAACGCCGCCGCCGAGGTGGAGATCCTCGAGTCCCTCGACGTCTTCCCCTCCACGCTGCCGACCCGGCGCGAGTCGACGTACGCCGGCTGGGTGTCGATCTCCGTGGGCTGCAACAACACCTGCACGTTCTGCATCGTGCCCTCCCTGCGCGGCAAGGAGAAGGACCGCCGCCCCGGCGACATCCTCTCCGAGGTGCGCGCCCTGGTCGACGAGGGCGTGCTGGAGGTGACCCTGCTCGGGCAGAACGTCAACTCCTACGGCGTGGAGTTCGGCGACCGCTACGCCTTCGGCAAGCTGCTGCGCGCCTGCGGCGACATCGACGGCCTCGAGCGGGTGCGCTTCACCAGCCCGCACCCGAAGGACTTCACCGACGACGTGATCGCCGCGATGGCCGAGACGCCGAACGTCTGCCACTCGCTGCACATGCCGCTGCAGTCCGGCTCCGACGACGTGCTGCGGGCGATGCGCCGCTCGTACCGGTCGGAGAAGTACCTGGGCATCATCGAGAAGGTCCGGGCGGCGATGCCGGACGCGGCGCTCACCACCGACATCATCGTCGGCTTCCCCGGCGAGACCGACGCCGACTTCGAGAAGACCCTCGACGTGGTCCGGGAGGCCCGATTCTCCTCGGCGTTCACCTTCCAGTACTCCAAGCGCCCCGGCACCCCGGCCGCCATCATGGACGGCCAGCTCCCCAAGCAGGTGGTGCAGGAGCGCTACGAGCGGCTGATCGCCACGGTCGAGGAGATCACCTGGGCGGAGAACCGGAAGCTGGTCGGGGAGACCGTCGAGGTGCTGGTCGCGGTCGGCGAGGGGCGCAAGGACGAGCGCACCGGCCGGATGTCCGGCCGGGCCCGGGACGGGCGCCTGGTGCACTTCGACGCCGGCTCGCTCGCCGGGCAGATCCGCCCCGGCGACATCGTGCACACCACCGTCACGTACGCCGCCCCGCACCACCTCAACGCCGACGGCGCGCCGTTGTCGCACCGGCGCACCCGGGCCGGTGACGCCGCCGAGGCGGGGCGCGCCCCGCGTACCCCCGGGGTGCTGCTCGGGCTGCCCACCATCGGCGCGCCGGCCGTGGCGCCCGCGCCGGCCGGCGGCTGCGCCGCCCACTGA